A window of the Brachybacterium sacelli genome harbors these coding sequences:
- a CDS encoding glycosyltransferase, which produces MQDLRTGARRPDPTGRDRPADLSAGATPLTLQTSPVGPSTPLWDHAFPAAWWRPVLNGHPVSVSVEGGAATLRGARDGHTLRLGPITDGGRELSGEELDVDWLWVEGDARTVTWSVTVEVALAPVTVVVPTYRREADATEQARRFAAMDVVATVVVIDQGDTLATDPAFDLLRASTEEIVLVSQENLGGSGGYARGMLEAAQDPAAAVLFSDDDAVLSEESLRRMLTYQALADRPTILGSPLFSSNVPTRLIAHAEAVRTGIFQWKPADRLGDGVDLAGTTPAQWSFLSPGRAPNYTGWWGTLFPPGTAADLGLPAPLFLKWDDAEYGLRATARGYAHVVLPGTSVHHPPWNAYRTQMTWTARVLHRNRLAIAAAYGAGPGVIVSSLLHQTKHVLAGHLLTAELWQEGITAFRSGPEGWLGSDLRSARTDGSRVVERWHAEHDVEGTPSPTRDAPLPLVPAVLRATVRMLRGDAPPRVVVSVDADEMHWRTTIGADTVIITEGGRPLTAFTVRGSDARRALAGTVRSHVDLALHWGRLRRRYQRALPRHTTADSWAALFGSDRDPDLTSPTPSTRRT; this is translated from the coding sequence ATGCAGGACCTGCGGACCGGCGCGCGCCGGCCGGACCCGACCGGCCGGGACCGACCGGCCGATCTCTCGGCCGGAGCGACCCCGCTGACCCTGCAGACCTCCCCTGTCGGCCCCTCCACCCCGTTGTGGGACCACGCCTTCCCCGCGGCCTGGTGGCGACCCGTCCTGAACGGGCACCCCGTCTCCGTGAGCGTCGAGGGCGGAGCTGCCACCCTGCGGGGCGCCCGGGACGGCCACACGCTGCGACTGGGCCCGATCACGGACGGTGGCCGGGAGCTCTCCGGCGAGGAACTCGACGTCGACTGGCTCTGGGTCGAGGGCGATGCCCGCACCGTGACCTGGAGCGTCACCGTCGAGGTCGCTCTCGCTCCGGTGACGGTGGTGGTCCCCACCTATCGGCGCGAGGCGGACGCGACGGAGCAGGCGCGCCGCTTCGCCGCCATGGACGTCGTGGCCACCGTGGTGGTGATCGACCAGGGCGACACCCTCGCGACGGACCCCGCCTTCGACCTCCTGCGCGCCTCCACCGAGGAGATCGTCCTGGTGTCCCAGGAGAATCTGGGCGGCTCGGGCGGGTACGCCCGGGGCATGCTCGAAGCCGCCCAGGACCCCGCGGCCGCCGTGCTGTTCTCCGACGACGACGCCGTCCTCAGCGAGGAGTCGCTGCGTCGGATGCTCACCTATCAGGCGCTGGCGGACCGCCCCACGATCCTCGGCTCGCCGCTGTTCTCCTCGAACGTCCCCACCCGGCTGATCGCGCACGCCGAGGCGGTGCGCACCGGCATCTTCCAGTGGAAGCCCGCCGATCGCCTGGGCGACGGCGTCGACCTGGCCGGCACCACCCCGGCCCAGTGGTCCTTCCTCTCCCCCGGCCGTGCCCCCAACTACACGGGCTGGTGGGGCACCCTGTTCCCGCCGGGCACGGCCGCCGACCTGGGACTGCCCGCGCCGCTGTTCCTGAAGTGGGACGACGCCGAGTACGGTCTGCGCGCCACCGCCCGCGGCTACGCGCACGTCGTCCTGCCGGGGACCTCCGTGCACCACCCGCCGTGGAACGCCTATCGCACGCAGATGACGTGGACCGCGCGCGTCCTGCATCGCAACCGGCTCGCGATCGCCGCCGCCTACGGGGCCGGCCCCGGCGTGATCGTCTCCTCGCTGCTGCACCAGACCAAGCACGTCCTGGCCGGCCATCTGCTGACCGCCGAGCTCTGGCAGGAGGGCATCACGGCGTTCCGGTCGGGCCCCGAGGGCTGGCTGGGCAGCGATCTGCGCAGCGCCCGGACCGACGGCTCCCGCGTGGTGGAGCGCTGGCACGCCGAGCACGACGTCGAGGGGACCCCGAGCCCCACCCGCGATGCACCGCTGCCCCTGGTGCCGGCCGTGCTGCGCGCGACGGTGCGGATGCTGCGAGGCGACGCCCCGCCCCGGGTGGTGGTGAGCGTCGATGCCGACGAGATGCACTGGCGCACCACCATCGGGGCCGACACGGTGATCATCACCGAGGGCGGCCGCCCGCTGACGGCCTTCACCGTGCGCGGCTCGGACGCCCGGCGCGCCCTGGCAGGGACCGTGCGCTCGCACGTCGACCTCGCCCTCCACTGGGGGAGGCTGCGCCGCCGATACCAACGGGCCCTCCCTCGGCACACCACCGCCGACTCCTGGGCGGCCCTGTTCGGCTCGGACCGCGACCCGGATCTGACCAGCCCGACCCCGTCGACCAGGAGGACGTGA
- a CDS encoding SIP domain-containing protein translates to MTCTRDPRPARTEAEAAPSPALLEARHLHLAYDRHEVVHDLSLSLPEGRITIVVGANGSGKSTVLRGLSRLMTPRRGSVLLDGEDIHSLGGKSLARRLGLLPQSPLAPEGVTVRELVSRGRFPHQGLVPRWSEDDEWAVQDALAATRTEELQGRPVAELSGGQRQRVWIAMALAQETEVLLLDEPTTYLDVTHQLEVLDVVRDLNRRRGTTVGIVLHDLGLAARYADHLVAVRSGEIHSEGAPADVITAQMAREVFDLDALVVPDPVTGTPMVLPLGRDTPGPRDTSDDIADDIRTEAPSAPDDLQEDAMTTTTQATAAATAAHGAAAATAARAAAAATDTTTVPTLAPALETSAQLAFELTVGAVAPLGKNLVRITFTSADLVHFGAGGHPLDMRIKMIIPGPECSGDHFATVRPGALLDPEQHAEWYRNWLQIDPADRGWMRTYTVRAQRGAGHPGNLTEHPELDIDFVLHLDPEEIPGSGVAARWARDARVGDTISMLGPNRHVVGPGYGGIEFRPGEARTVLLVGDETAAPAICSILEALPEAIAGHAVIEVPDASDQQQVLTRSGVQVTWLTRGERPHGELMSAEVERLMCDSAQAFRIEGGLGPEGTGGAPERAELEDVDIDSSILWETTTGHGAFYAWLAGEAGTIKSLRRHLVSELGIDRRQVSFMGYWRKGRPEG, encoded by the coding sequence ATGACGTGCACCCGCGACCCCCGCCCGGCGCGCACGGAGGCGGAGGCGGCCCCGTCCCCGGCGCTCCTCGAGGCACGCCATCTCCACCTGGCCTACGACCGCCACGAGGTCGTCCACGACCTCAGCCTCTCCCTGCCCGAGGGGCGCATCACGATCGTGGTCGGCGCCAACGGCAGCGGGAAGTCCACCGTGTTGCGCGGACTGTCACGGCTGATGACGCCCCGACGGGGCAGCGTCCTGCTGGACGGTGAGGACATCCACTCCCTGGGCGGCAAGAGCCTCGCCCGCCGCCTCGGCCTGCTCCCGCAGTCCCCGCTCGCCCCGGAAGGCGTCACCGTGCGCGAGCTCGTCTCCCGCGGCCGCTTCCCCCACCAGGGCCTGGTCCCGCGGTGGAGCGAGGACGACGAGTGGGCCGTGCAGGACGCCCTGGCCGCCACCCGCACCGAGGAGCTGCAGGGCCGCCCCGTCGCCGAGCTCTCCGGCGGGCAGCGCCAGCGGGTCTGGATCGCGATGGCGCTCGCCCAGGAGACCGAGGTGCTGCTGCTGGACGAGCCCACCACCTACCTCGACGTGACCCATCAGCTCGAGGTGCTCGACGTCGTGCGCGACCTCAACCGGCGCCGCGGCACCACCGTCGGCATCGTCCTGCACGACCTCGGACTCGCCGCCCGCTACGCCGATCACCTGGTCGCGGTGCGCTCCGGCGAGATCCACTCCGAGGGCGCCCCCGCCGACGTGATCACCGCGCAGATGGCCCGTGAGGTCTTCGACCTCGACGCCCTCGTGGTGCCCGATCCCGTCACCGGCACCCCGATGGTGCTGCCGCTGGGCCGTGACACGCCGGGTCCTCGCGACACCTCCGACGACATCGCAGACGACATCAGGACGGAAGCCCCGTCCGCCCCCGACGACCTCCAGGAGGACGCCATGACGACGACCACCCAGGCCACCGCGGCAGCGACCGCGGCACACGGTGCCGCGGCGGCGACTGCCGCCCGAGCTGCTGCGGCCGCGACGGACACCACCACGGTGCCCACCCTGGCGCCGGCGCTCGAGACCAGTGCTCAGCTCGCCTTCGAGCTGACCGTCGGCGCCGTCGCGCCGCTCGGGAAGAACCTGGTGAGGATCACCTTCACCTCTGCGGACCTGGTGCACTTCGGTGCCGGCGGGCACCCGCTGGACATGCGGATCAAGATGATCATCCCCGGGCCCGAGTGCTCCGGCGACCACTTCGCCACCGTCCGTCCCGGCGCCCTGCTCGACCCGGAGCAGCACGCCGAGTGGTACCGCAACTGGCTGCAGATCGACCCCGCGGACCGCGGCTGGATGCGCACGTACACCGTGCGCGCTCAGCGCGGGGCCGGCCATCCCGGCAACCTCACCGAGCACCCCGAGCTCGACATCGACTTCGTCCTCCACCTCGACCCGGAGGAGATCCCCGGCAGCGGCGTCGCCGCCCGCTGGGCCCGCGACGCCCGGGTGGGCGACACCATCTCGATGCTCGGCCCCAACCGGCACGTCGTCGGCCCCGGCTACGGAGGCATCGAGTTCCGCCCCGGCGAGGCCCGGACCGTGCTGCTGGTCGGCGACGAGACCGCCGCCCCCGCGATCTGCTCGATCCTGGAGGCGCTGCCCGAGGCGATCGCCGGGCACGCCGTGATCGAGGTGCCCGACGCCTCCGACCAGCAGCAGGTGCTCACCCGCTCCGGGGTCCAGGTCACCTGGCTCACCCGCGGCGAGCGGCCTCATGGCGAGCTGATGAGCGCGGAGGTGGAGCGGCTGATGTGCGACAGCGCCCAGGCCTTCCGGATCGAAGGCGGCCTCGGTCCCGAGGGCACCGGCGGCGCCCCCGAACGCGCCGAGCTCGAGGACGTCGACATCGACTCCAGCATCCTGTGGGAGACCACCACCGGCCACGGTGCCTTCTACGCCTGGCTCGCGGGCGAGGCCGGCACCATCAAGTCGCTGCGGCGCCACCTCGTCTCCGAGCTCGGGATCGACCGCCGCCAGGTCTCCTTCATGGGGTACTGGCGGAAGGGCCGGCCGGAGGGTTGA